The Sphingomonas sp. KR3-1 genome contains a region encoding:
- the phaP gene encoding TIGR01841 family phasin (Members of this family are phasins (small proteins associated with inclusions such as PHA granules). Note that several different families of phasins have been named PhaP despite very little sequence similarity to each other.) produces MATKGPKTGTGKPAAPKPAARAKPAPKLAAPKAEKPAPVKAAETIVEAPVAEPAPVLAAATQEVTETVQTVSAPIVEAVAETATTAAEAVEEIVAAPAVKESVKMSTIENATGKAQALFAEWNDRTKAAVEKSTKLVEEANDFAKGNVEALVESGRIAAKGFEGLGQDAAEYSRKSFETATAALKSFSSVKSPADFFKLQSDFFRTSFDSYVAEASKNTEALIKLASDAAQPISNRVAVAAEKVKTAA; encoded by the coding sequence ATGGCCACCAAGGGACCGAAGACCGGCACGGGCAAGCCCGCCGCTCCGAAGCCTGCGGCGCGCGCCAAGCCCGCGCCGAAACTTGCTGCGCCCAAGGCTGAGAAGCCCGCGCCGGTAAAGGCCGCCGAGACGATCGTCGAAGCGCCCGTTGCCGAGCCGGCACCTGTCCTTGCGGCAGCAACGCAGGAAGTGACCGAAACCGTCCAGACCGTGAGCGCGCCGATTGTCGAGGCCGTCGCGGAAACCGCAACCACCGCCGCGGAAGCCGTCGAAGAGATCGTCGCCGCGCCGGCAGTGAAGGAAAGTGTCAAGATGAGCACGATCGAGAACGCCACCGGCAAGGCCCAGGCTCTGTTCGCCGAGTGGAACGACCGCACCAAGGCCGCCGTCGAGAAGTCGACCAAGCTGGTCGAAGAAGCCAATGACTTCGCCAAGGGCAATGTCGAGGCGCTGGTCGAGTCCGGCCGCATCGCCGCCAAGGGCTTCGAAGGCCTGGGCCAGGATGCCGCCGAATATAGCCGCAAGAGCTTCGAGACCGCGACTGCCGCGCTGAAGAGCTTCTCGTCGGTCAAGTCGCCGGCGGACTTCTTCAAGCTGCAGAGCGATTTCTTCCGCACCTCGTTCGACTCGTACGTTGCCGAGGCTTCGAAGAACACCGAGGCGCTGATCAAGCTCGCCAGCGACGCTGCGCAGCCGATCTCGAACCGCGTTGCCGTCGCCGCCGAGAAGGTGAAGACCGCCGCGTAA
- a CDS encoding endonuclease domain-containing protein, which translates to MAMRLDGAADSRRNAKRLRQQMTPPEIGLWLALRRNERGLHFRRQHPAGRYVLDFYCARARLAIEVDGEAHARGDRPERDAVRDTWLSDQGVRVLRYPAEAVLTDLEGVVRQIMAIATARRESIAS; encoded by the coding sequence ATGGCGATGCGCCTAGATGGTGCGGCCGATAGCCGGCGAAATGCGAAACGCCTTCGCCAGCAAATGACGCCTCCTGAAATCGGCCTTTGGCTTGCGCTGCGTCGCAACGAGCGCGGACTGCACTTCCGCAGGCAGCATCCGGCCGGAAGATATGTTCTCGATTTCTACTGTGCACGCGCCCGGCTGGCGATTGAGGTTGACGGGGAAGCCCATGCGCGCGGGGATCGGCCGGAGCGCGATGCGGTTCGGGATACCTGGCTTTCCGATCAAGGCGTACGGGTGTTGCGCTATCCGGCGGAGGCGGTCCTGACCGATCTGGAAGGCGTGGTGCGGCAGATCATGGCGATTGCGACGGCGCGGCGGGAATCGATCGCGAGCTGA
- a CDS encoding sulfite exporter TauE/SafE family protein, whose amino-acid sequence MPHIDPLYSLAGVLVGLLVGLTGVGGGSLMTPLLVLAFGFHPATAVGTDLLYASATKTAGTAVHGWRGSVDWRVVRRLATGSVPATIATLGWLAWTHGKPGASAQLISLILGVTLILTAIAILFRARIVAALGPRFADVEPGRIGWATVLLGAVLGTLVSLTSVGAGALGMTALLVLYPKAPVARLVGSDIAHAVPLTFIAGLGHWVLGSVDLNLLLALLLGSVPGIVIGSLIATRVSDKVLVPILATVLAIVGARLLF is encoded by the coding sequence GTGCCGCATATCGATCCGCTCTATTCGCTGGCCGGCGTGCTGGTCGGCCTGCTCGTCGGGCTGACCGGCGTCGGCGGCGGCTCGCTGATGACGCCGCTGTTGGTGCTTGCCTTCGGCTTCCATCCGGCGACCGCGGTCGGCACCGACCTGCTCTACGCCTCCGCCACCAAGACCGCGGGCACCGCGGTGCATGGCTGGCGCGGGTCGGTCGACTGGCGCGTGGTGCGGCGGCTGGCGACCGGCAGCGTGCCGGCGACGATCGCGACGCTCGGCTGGCTCGCCTGGACGCATGGCAAGCCCGGGGCCTCGGCCCAGCTGATCTCGCTGATCCTCGGCGTCACGCTGATCCTCACCGCGATCGCCATCCTGTTCCGCGCTCGCATCGTCGCGGCGCTCGGCCCGCGCTTCGCCGATGTCGAGCCGGGGCGGATCGGCTGGGCCACGGTGCTGCTCGGCGCGGTGCTCGGCACGCTCGTCTCGCTCACCTCGGTAGGAGCCGGCGCGCTCGGCATGACCGCGCTGCTCGTCCTCTATCCCAAGGCGCCGGTCGCCCGGCTGGTCGGGTCGGACATCGCCCATGCCGTGCCGCTCACCTTCATCGCCGGCCTCGGCCATTGGGTGCTGGGCTCGGTCGACCTGAACCTGTTGCTCGCCCTGCTGCTGGGCTCGGTCCCCGGCATCGTGATCGGCAGCCTGATCGCCACGCGCGTGTCGGACAAGGTGCTGGTCCCGATCCTCGCGACCGTGCTGGCGATCGTCGGCGCGCGGCTGCTGTTCTAG
- a CDS encoding LL-diaminopimelate aminotransferase, whose translation MSEEFYRMKRLPPYVIAEVNAMRAAARAAGEDIIDLGMGNPDLPPPPHVIEKLVEVAQKPDAHGYSQSKGIPGLRRAQANYYARRFGVDIDPETEVVVTMGSKEGLASLATAITAPGDVVLAPNPSYPIHTFGFILAGATIRAVPTTPDEHYFESLERAIDFTVPRPSILVVNYPSNPTAETVDLAFYERLVAWAKENKVWIISDLAYSELYFDGKPTVSILQVKGAKDVAIEFTSLSKTYSMAGWRMGFAVGNKTLIAAMTRVKSYLDYGAFTPIQAAACAALNGPQDIVEANRQLYHKRRDVLVESFARAGWEIPSPPASMFAWAPLPPALAHLGSLEFSKQLLTHAKVAVAPGVGYGENGEGFVRIAMVENEQRLRQAARNVKQYLKSMGVNTAAKAG comes from the coding sequence ATGTCCGAAGAATTCTACCGCATGAAGCGTCTGCCCCCGTACGTCATCGCCGAAGTGAATGCGATGCGGGCAGCGGCGCGTGCGGCAGGAGAGGACATCATCGACCTCGGCATGGGCAATCCGGACCTGCCGCCGCCGCCCCACGTGATCGAAAAGCTGGTCGAGGTCGCGCAGAAGCCCGATGCGCATGGCTATTCCCAGTCCAAGGGCATTCCCGGCCTGCGCCGCGCCCAGGCGAATTATTATGCCCGCCGCTTCGGCGTCGACATCGATCCCGAGACCGAAGTCGTGGTGACGATGGGCTCGAAGGAAGGCCTTGCCAGCCTCGCCACCGCGATCACCGCGCCGGGCGACGTCGTGCTGGCGCCCAACCCGAGCTACCCGATCCATACCTTCGGCTTCATCCTCGCCGGCGCGACGATCCGCGCGGTGCCGACCACGCCGGACGAGCATTATTTCGAGAGCCTCGAGCGCGCGATCGACTTCACCGTGCCGCGCCCGTCGATCCTGGTGGTCAACTATCCGTCGAACCCGACGGCCGAGACGGTCGACCTCGCTTTCTACGAGCGTCTCGTCGCTTGGGCGAAGGAGAACAAGGTCTGGATCATCTCCGACCTCGCCTATTCGGAGCTCTATTTCGACGGCAAGCCGACCGTCTCGATCCTGCAGGTCAAGGGCGCCAAGGACGTCGCGATCGAGTTCACTTCGCTCTCCAAGACCTATTCGATGGCCGGCTGGCGGATGGGCTTCGCAGTCGGCAACAAGACGCTGATCGCGGCGATGACGCGGGTGAAGTCGTATCTCGACTACGGCGCCTTCACCCCGATCCAGGCCGCCGCCTGCGCCGCATTGAACGGCCCGCAGGACATCGTCGAGGCCAACCGCCAGCTCTATCACAAGCGCCGCGACGTGCTGGTCGAGAGCTTTGCCCGCGCCGGCTGGGAGATCCCGTCGCCGCCCGCCAGCATGTTTGCCTGGGCGCCGCTGCCGCCCGCGCTCGCGCACCTCGGCAGCCTTGAGTTTTCCAAGCAGCTGCTCACCCATGCCAAGGTCGCAGTCGCGCCCGGCGTCGGCTACGGCGAGAATGGCGAGGGCTTTGTCCGCATCGCGATGGTCGAGAACGAGCAGCGCCTGCGCCAGGCCGCGCGCAACGTGAAGCAATATCTCAAGTCGATGGGCGTCAACACTGCGGCAAAGGCGGGCTGA
- a CDS encoding DUF6607 family protein yields the protein MKLLFPIALALLAPMPALAQAAPAAAVKSGFEADRADILGMAGTFKVRFDMQESTAWRADYTPIPAKISGGDEVVRVIEDTGRTIRLQHLLVVDMGDGKKMVIKHWRQDWQYEPARVLVYADRDAWTWAEVPAAERKGVWSQTVYQVDDSPRYGGWGKWSEVGGIRRWESNRSWRPLARRDAVRGPVYDRYLGVNRHALSPAGWIHWQDNLKMDGTDTPVVQEYVLNSYTRFSGFDVKAADDYWAATKGYWAAIRAEWDRIAAAKGGIRITEEADHGTVIAGRVLEIADEIQQGKTSEADGIKAAKALMDQATRAAN from the coding sequence ATGAAGCTTCTATTCCCGATCGCGCTGGCGCTGCTGGCCCCCATGCCCGCACTCGCCCAGGCGGCACCGGCGGCCGCGGTGAAATCCGGCTTCGAGGCCGACCGCGCCGACATCCTCGGCATGGCCGGCACCTTCAAGGTCAGGTTCGACATGCAGGAGAGCACCGCCTGGCGCGCCGACTATACCCCGATCCCGGCCAAGATCTCCGGCGGCGACGAAGTCGTGCGGGTGATCGAGGACACTGGCCGGACGATCCGGCTGCAGCATCTCCTGGTGGTCGACATGGGCGACGGCAAGAAGATGGTGATCAAGCACTGGCGCCAGGACTGGCAATATGAGCCGGCCCGGGTGCTGGTCTATGCGGACCGCGATGCCTGGACCTGGGCCGAGGTGCCCGCCGCCGAGCGCAAGGGCGTGTGGTCGCAGACGGTCTACCAGGTCGATGACAGCCCACGCTATGGCGGCTGGGGCAAGTGGAGCGAGGTCGGCGGCATCCGCCGCTGGGAATCGAACCGCAGCTGGCGGCCGCTCGCCCGGCGCGACGCGGTGCGCGGGCCCGTCTACGACCGCTATCTGGGGGTCAACCGCCACGCGCTCTCGCCGGCGGGCTGGATCCACTGGCAGGACAATCTGAAGATGGACGGCACCGACACGCCGGTCGTCCAGGAATATGTGCTCAACAGCTACACCCGGTTCAGCGGCTTCGACGTGAAGGCGGCGGACGACTATTGGGCCGCGACCAAGGGATATTGGGCCGCGATCCGCGCCGAATGGGATCGGATCGCAGCGGCAAAGGGCGGCATCCGCATCACCGAGGAAGCCGATCACGGCACGGTGATCGCCGGGCGCGTGCTCGAGATCGCCGACGAGATCCAGCAGGGCAAGACCAGCGAGGCCGACGGGATCAAGGCGGCCAAGGCGCTGATGGACCAGGCGACCAGGGCGGCGAACTAG
- a CDS encoding helix-turn-helix domain-containing protein produces the protein MGGAIRETLRQLANDCSLPAALEAMGERWSFLILRGSFNGLHHFEEFQSELGIARNILANRLARLVDKGILARQPCADDRRKIEYRLTDKGYALLPVMISLRQWGERWETGVPAYPVLVDARDGRPIQAVQVLSHDGRVLGKGDLLWALPEDVAGEDAVEVKAAE, from the coding sequence ATGGGTGGTGCCATTCGAGAAACGCTGCGCCAACTGGCGAACGATTGCAGCCTGCCGGCGGCGCTGGAAGCGATGGGCGAGCGCTGGTCGTTCCTGATTCTGCGCGGCTCGTTCAACGGCTTGCATCACTTCGAGGAGTTCCAGTCCGAGCTGGGAATCGCGCGCAACATCCTGGCGAACCGGCTCGCCCGGCTGGTCGACAAGGGCATCCTCGCCCGCCAGCCCTGCGCCGACGATCGCCGCAAGATCGAATATCGCCTGACCGACAAGGGCTATGCGCTGCTGCCGGTGATGATCTCGCTGCGCCAATGGGGCGAGCGCTGGGAGACCGGCGTACCGGCCTATCCGGTACTGGTCGACGCGCGCGACGGGCGACCGATCCAGGCGGTGCAGGTGCTGAGCCATGATGGGCGCGTGCTGGGCAAGGGCGACCTGCTCTGGGCGCTGCCGGAGGATGTGGCGGGCGAGGATGCGGTCGAGGTGAAGGCGGCGGAGTGA
- the phaC gene encoding class I poly(R)-hydroxyalkanoic acid synthase: MAETTNPSIPDLQDLQHWTWVLGRAQQMMLEQGFDLMEQLPAATPFGAPSFPAMFDPGAAVKASTDFWADTMKLWQRFLDPQHAEPFEESAEQARDKRFKAPQWREEPVFDFLRQSYLVIADHMLRGVDAMEGIDPKQKEQVRFATKGFLDAVSPTNFPATNPEVLEKIVETKGESLLKGLQNMMGDLAKGQMTQTAEGVYELGRNLAMTPGKVVKRTPLYELIQYAPAEGATEVYATPLLIFPPWINRFYILDLNPEKSFIRWAVEQGLTVFVVSWKSADATMKDVVWDDFVEDGQIDAIDTVRALLGVEGVHAIGYCVAGTTLAATLAVLHARGTPEKVKSATFFTAQVDFSEAGELSMFVDDEQLAMIRSLGTEGFLDGRYMAATFNLLRGRDLIWSYVTNNYLMGKDYAPFDLLHWNSDVTNLPARWHMSYLTDLYRDNKLVQAGALAINGTPLDLSSVTTPTYVQAGREDHIAPAESVWKITDYFTGPLRFVLAGSGHIAGVVNPPSAQKYQYWTNEKKAGSLAEFVAGARETKGSWWPDWIGWIDGIDAAKVPAKGARIPGKGKLKPLEDAPGSYVRMR; encoded by the coding sequence ATGGCCGAAACGACCAACCCATCAATTCCCGACCTGCAGGACCTGCAGCATTGGACCTGGGTGCTCGGCCGTGCGCAGCAGATGATGCTCGAGCAGGGCTTCGACCTGATGGAGCAGCTGCCCGCCGCCACGCCCTTCGGCGCCCCCTCCTTTCCGGCGATGTTCGATCCCGGCGCGGCCGTGAAGGCGAGCACCGATTTCTGGGCCGACACGATGAAGCTGTGGCAGCGCTTCCTCGATCCCCAGCATGCCGAGCCTTTCGAGGAAAGCGCCGAGCAGGCACGCGACAAGCGCTTCAAGGCGCCGCAATGGCGCGAGGAGCCGGTGTTCGACTTCCTGCGGCAAAGCTATCTGGTGATCGCCGATCACATGCTGCGCGGCGTCGACGCGATGGAGGGCATCGATCCCAAGCAGAAGGAGCAGGTCCGCTTCGCGACCAAGGGCTTCCTCGACGCCGTGAGCCCGACCAACTTCCCCGCGACCAACCCCGAAGTGCTCGAGAAGATCGTCGAGACCAAGGGCGAGAGCCTGCTCAAGGGCCTGCAGAACATGATGGGCGACCTGGCCAAGGGCCAGATGACCCAGACCGCCGAAGGCGTGTACGAGCTCGGCCGCAACCTGGCGATGACGCCGGGCAAGGTCGTCAAGCGGACGCCGCTGTACGAGCTGATCCAGTACGCCCCGGCCGAGGGCGCGACGGAAGTGTACGCGACGCCGCTGCTCATCTTCCCGCCCTGGATCAACCGCTTCTACATCCTCGACCTCAACCCCGAGAAGAGCTTCATCCGCTGGGCGGTGGAGCAAGGGCTGACCGTGTTCGTCGTCTCGTGGAAATCCGCCGATGCGACGATGAAGGACGTGGTGTGGGACGATTTCGTCGAGGACGGCCAGATCGATGCGATCGACACGGTGCGCGCGCTGCTCGGCGTCGAGGGCGTGCACGCGATCGGCTATTGTGTGGCCGGCACCACGCTCGCCGCGACGCTGGCGGTGCTGCACGCGCGCGGGACACCCGAGAAGGTGAAGAGCGCGACCTTCTTCACCGCGCAGGTCGATTTCTCCGAGGCCGGCGAGCTCAGCATGTTCGTCGACGACGAGCAGCTGGCGATGATCCGGAGCCTGGGCACCGAGGGCTTCCTCGACGGGCGCTACATGGCAGCGACGTTCAACCTGCTGCGCGGACGCGACCTGATCTGGAGCTACGTCACCAACAATTACCTGATGGGCAAGGACTATGCTCCGTTCGACCTGCTCCACTGGAACTCGGACGTGACCAACCTGCCGGCGCGCTGGCACATGAGCTACCTGACCGACCTCTACCGCGACAACAAGCTGGTGCAGGCCGGCGCGCTGGCGATCAACGGCACCCCGCTGGACCTCTCCAGCGTGACGACGCCCACCTATGTCCAGGCTGGGCGCGAGGACCATATCGCGCCGGCCGAGAGCGTCTGGAAGATCACCGACTATTTCACGGGCCCGCTCCGGTTCGTGCTCGCCGGATCGGGGCATATCGCCGGTGTGGTCAACCCGCCCTCGGCGCAGAAATACCAATATTGGACCAACGAGAAGAAGGCGGGATCGCTCGCCGAATTCGTCGCCGGCGCCAGGGAAACCAAGGGCAGCTGGTGGCCGGACTGGATCGGCTGGATCGACGGAATCGATGCAGCAAAAGTGCCGGCCAAGGGCGCCCGCATCCCCGGCAAGGGCAAGCTCAAGCCCCTCGAGGATGCACCCGGCAGCTATGTCCGGATGCGTTGA
- a CDS encoding thioesterase family protein — protein MRPGFPFSTRFRVRYSEIDGQKIVFNSRYLEYADVTLSEFWRWAALDDIGPDWLDAEFNVVRAGVDYKKPFVFDDMVEGFARVERVGNSSMTMRIDLCHAETGELHTEIEMVSVHVDLATRKSKPIPENVRERLEGLGG, from the coding sequence ATGCGCCCCGGCTTCCCCTTCTCCACTCGCTTCCGCGTCCGCTATTCCGAGATCGACGGGCAGAAGATCGTCTTCAACTCGCGCTATCTCGAATATGCCGACGTCACGCTCAGCGAGTTCTGGCGCTGGGCCGCGCTGGACGATATCGGCCCGGACTGGCTCGACGCCGAGTTCAACGTCGTCCGCGCGGGCGTGGACTATAAGAAGCCGTTCGTGTTCGACGACATGGTCGAGGGGTTCGCCCGGGTCGAGCGCGTCGGCAATTCGAGCATGACGATGCGCATCGACCTCTGCCACGCGGAGACCGGCGAACTGCACACCGAGATCGAGATGGTCAGCGTCCATGTCGACCTGGCGACGCGCAAGTCGAAGCCGATCCCGGAGAATGTGCGGGAGCGGTTGGAGGGGCTGGGCGGCTGA
- a CDS encoding bifunctional (p)ppGpp synthetase/guanosine-3',5'-bis(diphosphate) 3'-pyrophosphohydrolase: MLRQYELVDRVLSYDPDADEAMLNRAYVFSVNAHGSQKRASGDPYFSHPIEVAGILTDLHLDDETIVTAILHDTVEDTVATPEDIQRLFGDNVARMVDGVTKLSKIEAQTESERAAENLRKFLLAMSDDVRVLLVKLADRLHNMRTLVHIKNPDKRKRIARETMEIYAPLAERIGMYEFMKEMQSLAFKELEPEAYESINRRLDSLKVEGEDRIAKIASGLKLLLSRGGIDAEITGREKHPYSIWKKMSERHVSLEQLSDIMAFRAIVDTEEECYRALGVIHRRWPMVPGRFKDYISTPKRNGYRSLHTSIIHAGDTRIEIQIRTRDMHAQAEFGLAAHWAYKQSNVRPDTQVSWIKDLIEILEHAESPEELLEHTRMAMYQDRIFAFTPKGELIQLPKGATPIDFAYAVHSNLGDQAVGAKVNGRVVPLRTEIEQGDQVQILRSKAQEPQANWLNFAITGKARAAIRRHIRHKEREETIALGRKLYDEIVLRLPTPPGESALKDALKRLKLQDDAALMEAIARRQFTDGQVMEALMPGSTEGEDAHDLPPQQHAIEIKGLTPGMAFHFSPDCRPVPGDRIVGIRRPGEPIEVHRIDCPSLADTTEEDWVDLSWGDKAEGGIAQIEITLKNEPGALGAIATLIGQHKANILGLRMDNRDTTFHTNTMDLEVRNAAHLVRLLAALRAADAVSSAERL; encoded by the coding sequence GTGCTGCGCCAATATGAACTTGTTGACCGGGTCCTGAGCTACGACCCCGATGCCGATGAAGCGATGCTCAACCGCGCCTATGTCTTCTCGGTCAACGCGCATGGCAGCCAGAAGCGCGCGAGCGGCGATCCCTATTTCAGCCACCCGATCGAAGTGGCCGGCATCCTCACCGACCTCCACCTCGATGACGAGACGATCGTCACCGCGATCCTCCACGACACGGTGGAAGACACGGTCGCAACGCCCGAGGACATCCAGCGCCTGTTCGGCGACAATGTCGCGCGCATGGTCGACGGCGTCACCAAGCTCTCCAAGATCGAGGCGCAGACCGAGAGCGAGCGCGCCGCCGAGAATCTCCGCAAGTTCCTGCTCGCCATGTCGGACGATGTCCGCGTGCTGCTCGTCAAGCTGGCCGACCGGCTGCACAACATGCGCACGCTGGTCCACATCAAGAACCCGGACAAGCGCAAGCGCATCGCCCGCGAGACGATGGAGATCTACGCGCCGCTCGCCGAGCGGATCGGCATGTACGAGTTCATGAAGGAGATGCAGAGCCTCGCCTTCAAGGAACTCGAGCCCGAAGCCTATGAATCGATCAACCGCCGGCTCGACAGCCTCAAGGTCGAGGGCGAGGACCGCATCGCCAAGATCGCCTCGGGCCTGAAGCTGCTATTGTCGCGCGGCGGCATCGATGCCGAGATCACCGGCCGCGAGAAGCATCCCTATTCGATCTGGAAGAAGATGTCGGAGCGGCACGTGTCGCTCGAGCAGCTTTCGGACATCATGGCCTTCCGCGCGATCGTCGACACCGAGGAGGAGTGCTACCGCGCGCTCGGCGTGATCCACCGCCGCTGGCCGATGGTGCCGGGCCGGTTCAAGGACTACATCTCGACGCCGAAGCGCAACGGCTATCGCTCGCTCCACACCAGCATCATCCATGCCGGCGACACGCGTATCGAGATCCAGATCCGCACGCGCGACATGCACGCCCAGGCCGAGTTCGGCCTTGCCGCGCACTGGGCGTACAAGCAGAGCAACGTCCGCCCCGATACCCAGGTCAGCTGGATCAAGGACCTCATCGAGATCCTGGAGCATGCCGAGAGCCCCGAGGAGCTGCTCGAGCATACCCGCATGGCGATGTACCAGGACCGGATCTTCGCCTTCACGCCCAAGGGCGAGCTGATCCAGCTGCCCAAGGGCGCAACGCCGATCGATTTCGCCTATGCGGTCCATTCGAACCTGGGCGACCAGGCGGTGGGCGCCAAGGTCAATGGCCGCGTCGTGCCGCTGCGCACCGAGATCGAGCAGGGCGATCAGGTCCAGATCCTCCGTTCCAAGGCGCAGGAGCCCCAGGCCAACTGGCTGAACTTCGCGATCACCGGCAAGGCGCGCGCCGCGATCCGCCGCCATATCCGCCACAAGGAGCGCGAGGAGACGATCGCGCTCGGCCGCAAGCTCTATGACGAGATCGTGCTGCGCCTGCCGACGCCGCCGGGCGAAAGCGCGCTCAAGGATGCGCTCAAGCGCCTCAAGCTCCAGGACGATGCCGCGCTGATGGAGGCGATCGCCCGCCGCCAGTTCACCGATGGCCAGGTGATGGAAGCGCTGATGCCCGGCTCGACCGAGGGGGAGGACGCGCATGACCTGCCGCCGCAGCAGCACGCGATCGAGATCAAGGGGCTCACCCCGGGCATGGCGTTCCATTTCTCGCCCGATTGCCGTCCGGTGCCGGGGGACCGCATCGTCGGCATCCGCCGGCCCGGCGAGCCGATCGAAGTCCACCGCATCGATTGCCCGAGCCTGGCCGACACCACCGAGGAGGACTGGGTCGATCTCAGCTGGGGCGACAAGGCGGAGGGCGGCATCGCCCAGATCGAGATCACGCTGAAGAACGAGCCCGGCGCGCTCGGCGCGATCGCCACGCTGATCGGCCAGCACAAGGCCAACATCCTCGGCCTGCGGATGGATAATCGCGACACGACCTTCCACACCAACACGATGGACCTGGAAGTGCGCAATGCGGCGCATCTGGTGCGGTTGCTCGCGGCGTTGCGGGCGGCGGATGCAGTGAGTTCGGCGGAGCGGCTCTAG